In one window of Duganella dendranthematis DNA:
- a CDS encoding MFS transporter, with translation MKTIKGLRWLVITLVAIATIINYIDRSALAVMWPGIAADLGMDKRDYANIITVFLIGYAVGQSLFGKLFDALGTRIGFLLSIVVWSGAIALHFVARSALSFSLFRIMLGVGEAGNWPGATKAIAEWFPVRERALGQGIFGAGASLGSVIAPPLVAFLYAYVGWKTTFILIGGLGFIWIVPWLIVYKSGPGTHPWISEEERQYILHGQQQTVQTVQNEYVPTLGQLLRHRQSWSVIAARFFIDPVWWLFVSWLPLYLNEKFHFDVKQIGMFAWVPYVGAAAGALSGGWLCGSLLERGWSVDRARKLVIAIGLLLMLPALLLSAAAQTPLLAVLAIGVILFGFQAAITNIQTLPSDFFSGKTVGTLAGLSGTSAVLGVIICMQLVPELTTGGNYTPFFILGALLLPLVFVSIWLGGAVVRVQPNN, from the coding sequence ATGAAAACAATCAAAGGTTTGCGCTGGCTGGTGATCACACTGGTGGCCATCGCCACCATCATCAACTACATCGACCGCTCGGCGCTGGCGGTGATGTGGCCGGGCATCGCGGCCGATCTGGGCATGGACAAGCGCGACTACGCCAACATCATCACCGTGTTCCTGATCGGCTACGCGGTCGGCCAGTCGCTGTTCGGCAAACTGTTCGACGCGCTCGGTACGCGCATCGGCTTCCTGCTATCGATCGTGGTCTGGTCCGGCGCCATCGCCCTGCACTTCGTGGCGCGCTCGGCGCTGTCGTTCAGCCTGTTCAGGATCATGCTGGGCGTCGGCGAAGCCGGCAACTGGCCCGGCGCCACCAAGGCCATCGCCGAATGGTTTCCGGTGCGCGAGCGCGCGCTGGGGCAAGGTATCTTCGGCGCCGGCGCCTCGCTCGGCTCGGTCATCGCGCCGCCGCTGGTGGCTTTCCTGTATGCCTACGTGGGCTGGAAGACCACCTTCATCCTCATCGGCGGCCTGGGCTTCATCTGGATCGTGCCATGGCTGATCGTCTACAAATCCGGCCCCGGCACGCATCCGTGGATCAGCGAAGAAGAGCGCCAGTACATTCTGCACGGCCAGCAGCAAACGGTGCAGACAGTGCAGAACGAATACGTGCCCACGCTGGGCCAGTTGCTGCGCCATCGCCAGAGCTGGAGCGTGATCGCGGCGCGCTTCTTCATCGATCCGGTGTGGTGGCTGTTCGTCAGCTGGCTGCCGCTGTACCTCAATGAAAAATTCCACTTCGACGTCAAGCAGATCGGCATGTTCGCCTGGGTGCCGTACGTTGGCGCGGCGGCTGGCGCGCTGTCCGGCGGCTGGCTGTGCGGCAGCCTGCTGGAACGCGGCTGGTCGGTCGACCGCGCCCGCAAGCTGGTGATCGCCATCGGCCTGCTGCTGATGCTGCCTGCCCTGCTGCTCAGCGCCGCCGCGCAGACGCCGCTGCTGGCCGTGCTGGCCATCGGCGTGATCCTGTTTGGCTTCCAGGCTGCCATCACCAACATCCAGACCCTGCCCAGCGACTTCTTCTCCGGCAAAACCGTCGGCACGCTGGCCGGACTAAGCGGTACGTCGGCGGTGCTAGGCGTGATCATCTGCATGCAGCTGGTGCCGGAACTGACCACCGGCGGCAACTACACCCCGTTCTTCATCCTTGGCGCGCTGCTGCTGCCATTGGTATTTGTGTCAATCTGGCTGGGCGGCGCCGTGGTGCGCGTGCAGCCGAATAACTAA
- a CDS encoding ribonuclease activity regulator RraA, with product MTITVSAETLAILKTIATSTLTTLLFKRGFRNVFLQGARPLKTGQRMAGPAFTLRYIPAREDLDGIDAFLDPRHPQRVAVEEIPPGAVLVMDCRGDVSVASAGSILATRMQVRGVAGIVTDGGLRDASGIAKLEIPAWCSGPSAPTNLIRHHALDINAPIGCGDVPVYPGDIMVGDDDGVVCIPAHLAEEIARDAVPMERYEDFVLEQVRGGASIIGLYPLTKPENRALFEAWLATTVPMAG from the coding sequence ATGACCATCACCGTATCGGCCGAAACGCTGGCGATCCTGAAAACCATCGCCACCTCGACATTGACCACACTGCTGTTCAAGCGGGGTTTCCGTAACGTCTTCCTCCAGGGCGCGCGACCGCTGAAGACAGGCCAGCGCATGGCGGGTCCGGCCTTCACGCTGCGCTACATCCCGGCGCGCGAAGACCTCGACGGCATCGACGCCTTCCTGGACCCGCGCCATCCGCAGCGGGTGGCGGTGGAGGAAATCCCGCCCGGCGCAGTGCTGGTGATGGATTGCCGGGGCGACGTGTCGGTGGCCTCGGCCGGCAGCATCCTGGCCACGCGCATGCAGGTGCGCGGCGTGGCCGGCATCGTCACCGACGGCGGCCTGCGCGACGCCAGCGGAATCGCCAAGCTGGAGATTCCGGCCTGGTGCTCCGGCCCCTCAGCACCGACCAACCTGATCCGCCACCATGCTTTGGACATAAACGCCCCCATCGGCTGCGGCGACGTACCGGTCTATCCCGGCGACATCATGGTCGGCGACGACGACGGCGTGGTCTGCATTCCCGCCCACCTGGCCGAGGAAATTGCCCGCGACGCGGTGCCGATGGAACGCTACGAAGACTTCGTACTGGAACAGGTGCGCGGCGGCGCCAGCATCATCGGCCTGTACCCGCTGACCAAGCCGGAAAACCGTGCGCTGTTTGAGGCTTGGCTGGCGACCACGGTGCCAATGGCAGGCTGA
- a CDS encoding sugar kinase — MQIPDVVTMGEAMALMIARQPGLLEEVSEFERATAGAELNVAVGLSRLGFKVGYISSLGQDSLGRHLRSFMMAEGLDLRNLRTDERYPTGFMLKQMVADGSDPQVEYFRRGSAASHLSLDDLPAAGSEFQQARLLHLTGISPALSTGCGELALALARQARAEGRLVSFDPNLRPRLWPSREEMIASINALASQADVVMPGLAEGQLLTGCHNAAGIADWYLARGARHVVVKLGPRGAYAASADGGSCIIPGLPVREVVDTVGAGDGFAVGVISGLLDGLPLSEAAARGNAIGARVVQFRGDCEGLPTRAQLASA, encoded by the coding sequence ATGCAGATACCTGATGTAGTCACCATGGGCGAAGCGATGGCCTTGATGATCGCCCGTCAGCCCGGCTTGCTGGAGGAGGTGAGCGAATTCGAACGCGCCACCGCTGGCGCCGAGCTGAACGTGGCGGTGGGACTGAGCCGGCTAGGTTTTAAGGTCGGCTACATCAGCAGCCTGGGGCAGGATAGCCTGGGCCGGCATTTGCGCTCGTTCATGATGGCCGAGGGCCTGGACCTGCGTAATCTGCGCACGGACGAGCGCTACCCCACCGGCTTCATGCTCAAGCAGATGGTGGCCGACGGCAGCGATCCGCAGGTGGAGTATTTCCGGCGCGGTTCGGCCGCCAGCCATTTGTCGCTGGACGATCTGCCGGCGGCGGGGAGCGAATTCCAGCAGGCGCGTCTGCTTCACCTGACGGGTATTTCGCCGGCTCTGTCGACCGGCTGCGGCGAGCTGGCGCTGGCATTGGCGCGGCAGGCGCGCGCGGAGGGGCGGCTGGTCAGCTTCGATCCCAACCTGCGGCCGCGCCTGTGGCCGTCGCGGGAGGAGATGATAGCCAGTATTAATGCGCTGGCCAGCCAGGCGGACGTGGTGATGCCCGGACTGGCCGAAGGACAGCTGCTGACCGGCTGCCACAACGCCGCCGGCATCGCCGACTGGTATCTGGCGCGCGGCGCGCGTCACGTGGTGGTCAAGTTGGGGCCGCGCGGCGCCTATGCCGCCAGCGCCGACGGTGGCAGCTGCATCATTCCCGGCTTGCCGGTGCGCGAAGTGGTGGACACGGTCGGCGCCGGCGACGGCTTCGCGGTCGGGGTCATCAGCGGCCTGCTCGACGGCCTGCCGCTCAGCGAGGCGGCCGCGCGCGGCAACGCCATCGGCGCGCGCGTGGTGCAGTTCCGCGGCGACTGCGAAGGCCTGCCCACCCGCGCACAACTGGCTTCCGCCTGA
- a CDS encoding polysaccharide lyase family 7 protein gives MRTALHAAALSLLATIALPAAAQSYTPQAALQKLFAVEGNSPYPSPYVGTLNFSALTSKYDSGHGHGYRNEIKVTDKQRLSAAQTHEHFAARVTPTLPAGAKTIVAQYHVEGLDTILKVYVQDTADKQGLDGKAGNGVFDILVRILGTDGKEATTALGTVHSGEGFDLDIVFNAGEALVTARTASGGELKTPLTRIKADDRQIYFKFGDYLQALDPDTGKHTTVAAKWDEYYRLNHIDSSLVSFSHTIFERTGVQP, from the coding sequence ATGAGAACCGCCCTCCACGCCGCCGCCCTGTCGCTGCTGGCCACGATAGCGCTGCCCGCCGCCGCGCAAAGCTACACGCCGCAGGCCGCGCTGCAAAAACTGTTCGCGGTGGAAGGCAACTCGCCCTATCCATCGCCATACGTCGGCACGCTGAACTTCAGCGCGCTGACGTCGAAATACGATTCCGGCCACGGCCACGGCTACCGCAACGAAATCAAGGTCACCGACAAGCAGCGCCTCAGCGCCGCGCAAACGCACGAACACTTCGCCGCGCGCGTGACGCCAACGCTGCCCGCCGGCGCCAAGACCATCGTCGCCCAATATCATGTGGAAGGACTGGACACCATCCTCAAGGTCTACGTGCAGGACACGGCCGACAAACAGGGACTGGACGGCAAGGCCGGCAACGGCGTGTTCGACATCCTGGTGCGCATCCTCGGCACCGATGGCAAGGAAGCGACCACCGCGCTGGGCACCGTGCATTCGGGTGAAGGCTTCGACCTGGACATCGTCTTCAACGCCGGCGAAGCGCTGGTCACGGCGCGCACCGCGAGCGGAGGCGAATTGAAAACGCCGCTCACCCGCATCAAGGCGGACGACCGCCAGATCTACTTCAAGTTCGGCGACTACCTGCAGGCGCTCGATCCGGACACCGGCAAGCACACCACCGTCGCCGCCAAGTGGGACGAATACTACCGCCTGAACCACATCGACAGCAGCCTGGTCAGCTTCAGCCACACCATCTTTGAACGCACCGGAGTACAGCCATGA
- the acs gene encoding acetate--CoA ligase has translation MSSTTTQQGPQESRVFAPPAAFAAQAAVSGMDAYNALCAEAEADYEGFWSRLAKEHLDWQTPFTKTLNEDNAPFYKWFEDGKLNVSYNCLDRNLTNGNADKTAIIFEADDGQATHVTYKELHEKVCKFANGLKSRGIKKGDRVIIYMSMSVEGVAAMQACARIGATHSVVFGGFSAKSLQERIIDAGAVAVITADEQLRGGKHLPLKAIVDEALALGGCDTIKDVIVYKRTGGAIAFKEGRDLWLHDLVEGQSAVCEPEWVEAEHPLFILYTSGSTGTPKGVQHSSGGYLLWAALTMKWSFDLKPSDVYWCTADIGWVTGHSYIAYGPTAVGATQVVFEGVPTYPNAGRFWETVAKHKVNIFYTAPTAIRSLIKASDVDPKVHPKNYDLSSLRLLGTVGEPINPEAWMWYYTQVGGERCPIVDTFWQTETGGHMITPLPGATPMVPGSCTLPLPGIMAAIVDEAGVDVPNGQGGILVVKRPWPSMIRTIWNNPERFKTSYFPEELGGKMYLAGDGAIRNKDTGYFTITGRIDDVLNVSGHRMGTMEIESALVANPLVAEAAVVGKPDDTTGESICAFVVLKQARPTGDEAKKLALELRNWVAKEIGPIAKPKEIRFGDNLPKTRSGKIMRRLLRVLAKGETITQDVSTLENPAILEQLKETS, from the coding sequence ATGAGCAGCACTACCACCCAACAAGGTCCACAGGAATCCCGCGTCTTCGCGCCACCGGCGGCGTTTGCAGCACAAGCTGCCGTGTCCGGCATGGATGCCTACAACGCGCTGTGCGCGGAAGCCGAAGCCGACTACGAAGGCTTCTGGTCGCGCCTGGCGAAAGAACATCTGGACTGGCAAACGCCGTTCACCAAAACCCTCAACGAAGACAACGCGCCGTTCTACAAATGGTTTGAAGACGGCAAGCTCAACGTCTCGTACAACTGCCTCGACCGCAACCTGACGAACGGCAACGCCGACAAGACCGCCATCATCTTCGAAGCGGACGACGGCCAGGCGACGCACGTAACGTATAAAGAACTGCACGAAAAAGTCTGCAAATTCGCCAACGGCCTGAAGTCGCGCGGCATCAAGAAGGGCGACCGCGTCATCATTTACATGTCGATGTCGGTCGAAGGCGTGGCCGCGATGCAAGCCTGCGCGCGCATCGGCGCCACCCACTCGGTGGTGTTTGGCGGCTTCTCGGCCAAATCGCTGCAGGAGCGCATCATCGACGCCGGCGCCGTGGCCGTCATCACCGCCGACGAACAACTGCGCGGCGGCAAACACCTGCCGCTGAAAGCCATCGTTGACGAAGCGCTGGCACTGGGCGGCTGCGACACCATCAAAGACGTGATCGTCTACAAACGCACCGGCGGCGCCATCGCGTTCAAAGAAGGCCGCGACCTGTGGCTGCACGACCTGGTCGAAGGCCAGTCGGCAGTATGCGAGCCGGAGTGGGTGGAAGCCGAGCATCCGCTGTTCATCCTTTATACGTCAGGCTCGACCGGCACGCCAAAAGGCGTGCAGCATTCGAGCGGCGGCTACCTGTTGTGGGCGGCGCTGACGATGAAATGGTCGTTCGACCTGAAACCGTCCGACGTCTATTGGTGCACCGCCGACATCGGCTGGGTGACCGGCCACAGCTACATCGCCTACGGCCCGACCGCAGTCGGCGCCACGCAAGTGGTGTTTGAAGGCGTGCCGACCTATCCGAACGCCGGCCGCTTCTGGGAAACCGTGGCCAAGCACAAGGTCAACATCTTCTACACCGCGCCGACCGCGATCCGTTCGCTGATCAAAGCCTCGGACGTGGACCCGAAAGTACATCCGAAAAACTACGACCTGTCGTCGCTGCGCCTGCTGGGCACGGTGGGCGAGCCGATCAATCCGGAAGCGTGGATGTGGTACTACACGCAGGTGGGCGGCGAGCGTTGCCCGATCGTCGACACCTTCTGGCAGACCGAAACCGGCGGCCACATGATCACCCCGCTGCCGGGCGCAACGCCAATGGTGCCGGGTTCGTGCACCTTGCCGCTGCCGGGCATCATGGCGGCGATTGTTGACGAGGCGGGCGTGGACGTGCCGAACGGGCAGGGCGGTATCCTGGTCGTGAAACGTCCGTGGCCGTCGATGATCCGCACCATCTGGAACAATCCGGAGCGCTTCAAGACCTCGTACTTCCCTGAAGAGCTGGGCGGCAAAATGTACCTGGCGGGCGATGGCGCGATCCGCAACAAAGACACCGGCTACTTCACCATCACCGGCCGTATCGATGACGTGCTGAACGTGTCGGGTCACCGCATGGGCACGATGGAGATTGAATCGGCGCTGGTGGCCAATCCGCTGGTGGCGGAGGCGGCGGTGGTCGGCAAGCCGGACGACACGACGGGCGAATCGATCTGCGCGTTCGTCGTGCTGAAGCAGGCGCGTCCGACGGGCGACGAGGCCAAGAAGCTGGCGCTGGAGTTGCGCAACTGGGTGGCCAAGGAAATTGGTCCGATCGCCAAGCCGAAGGAGATTCGATTCGGCGACAACCTGCCGAAGACGCGTTCGGGCAAGATCATGCGTCGCCTGCTGCGCGTGCTGGCCAAGGGCGAGACCATCACGCAGGATGTGTCGACGCTGGAGAATCCGGCAATTTTGGAACAGCTGAAAGAGACCTCGTAA
- a CDS encoding GDSL-type esterase/lipase family protein: MNFYKSLLLALLLTSSQFTAYAAGPKLSASEAFEKKDDGTFLKKHEAILARGKSGPVGLLFLGDSITERWKIAPHIWDAYYGKYQPANFGIGGDRTQNVIWRIEHGELDGISPKVTVLMLGTNNSLDYTAEEIAAADRKIVEMIRAKLPQTKILLLGIFPRGPRDPKGAPVTEAGVAEAAKRMQTIDAVNQDLAKLDDGKTIRFLNINHVFLGQDGRIPNTIMPDQLHPGAAGYQLWADAMQPTLEGMLK; encoded by the coding sequence ATGAATTTCTATAAAAGCCTGCTGCTGGCGCTGCTGCTGACCAGTAGCCAATTCACCGCCTACGCCGCCGGTCCCAAGCTCAGCGCCTCGGAAGCGTTCGAGAAAAAGGACGACGGCACCTTCCTCAAAAAGCATGAAGCCATTCTCGCGCGCGGCAAAAGCGGCCCGGTCGGCCTGCTGTTCCTTGGCGACTCCATCACCGAGCGCTGGAAGATTGCCCCGCATATCTGGGACGCCTACTACGGCAAATATCAGCCAGCCAACTTCGGCATCGGCGGCGACCGCACGCAGAACGTCATCTGGCGCATCGAGCACGGCGAGCTGGACGGCATCTCGCCCAAGGTTACGGTGCTGATGCTCGGCACCAATAACAGCCTCGACTACACGGCCGAGGAAATCGCCGCCGCCGACCGCAAGATCGTCGAGATGATCCGCGCCAAGCTGCCGCAGACGAAGATTCTGCTGCTGGGCATATTCCCACGCGGACCGCGCGATCCGAAAGGCGCGCCGGTGACCGAGGCTGGCGTCGCCGAAGCGGCCAAACGCATGCAGACCATCGACGCCGTCAACCAGGACCTGGCCAAGCTCGATGACGGCAAGACCATCCGCTTCCTCAACATCAACCACGTGTTCCTCGGCCAGGACGGCCGCATCCCAAACACCATCATGCCCGACCAGTTGCACCCCGGCGCCGCCGGCTACCAGCTGTGGGCCGACGCCATGCAACCCACCCTGGAAGGAATGCTGAAATGA
- a CDS encoding TIGR00645 family protein: MTDPKQKLRPLPAFIFMTRWLQLPLYLGLILAQCVYVFHFWVELKDLIGAAMGNASSLQHILEAVAVHAPVAADGAAAVAPANKLTETTIMLVVLGLIDVVMISNLLVMVIIGGYETFISRMNLDTHPDQPEWLSHVNASVLKTKLAMAIIGISSIHLLKTFINASVYDEKTLIAQTVIHVVFLLSALAISYTDRITTMTHNESH; this comes from the coding sequence ATGACCGATCCTAAGCAGAAGCTGCGTCCGCTGCCCGCTTTTATTTTCATGACCCGCTGGCTGCAACTGCCGCTGTACCTGGGCTTGATTCTGGCGCAGTGCGTCTACGTGTTCCACTTCTGGGTTGAGTTGAAGGACCTGATCGGCGCAGCGATGGGCAATGCTTCGTCGCTGCAGCACATTCTGGAAGCGGTCGCGGTGCACGCGCCAGTGGCCGCCGACGGCGCCGCCGCCGTGGCGCCGGCGAACAAGCTGACCGAGACCACCATCATGCTGGTGGTGCTGGGCCTGATCGACGTGGTGATGATTTCCAACCTGCTGGTGATGGTGATCATCGGCGGCTACGAGACGTTTATCTCGCGCATGAATCTGGACACCCATCCAGACCAGCCGGAGTGGCTGTCGCATGTCAACGCTTCCGTGCTCAAGACCAAACTGGCGATGGCGATCATCGGCATTTCGTCGATCCATCTGCTCAAGACTTTTATCAACGCCAGCGTCTACGATGAAAAGACGCTGATCGCACAAACGGTGATCCACGTGGTGTTCCTGCTGTCCGCACTGGCCATCTCCTACACCGACCGCATCACTACGATGACGCACAACGAATCCCATTAA
- a CDS encoding fumarate hydratase, whose product MTIIKQEDLIESVAAALQYISYYHPADYIEHLARAYEHEQSPAAKDAIAQILTNSRMCAEGKRPICQDTGIVNVFLKIGMGVRFEGFTGTVTDAVNEGVRRAYNFDDNKLRASIVADPHFDRKNTKDNTPAVVHMELVEGDTVDVKVAAKGGGSENKSKMIMMNPSDSLIDWVLKTVPTMGAGWCPPGMLGIGIGGTAEKAMLMAKEVLMEDIDMFELKQRGPQNKLEELRIELCDKINALGIGAQGLGGLTTVLDVKIMMHPTHAASKPVAMIPNCAATRHGHFVLDGSGPAYMTPPPLSTWPDVSWAPDTEKSKRVDLNTLTKEEVASWTPGQTLLLNGKMLTGRDAAHKRIQDMLAKGEELPVDFKNRVIYYVGPVDPVRDEVVGPAGPTTATRMDKFTDMMLEKTGLIAMIGKAERGPAAIESIKKHKSAYLMAVGGSAYLVSKAIKQSKVLGFADMGMEAIYEFDVVDMPVTVAVDSQGTSVHNTGPAEWKTRIEQLNVPVVTA is encoded by the coding sequence ATGACCATCATAAAGCAAGAAGACCTGATCGAATCCGTTGCCGCCGCGCTGCAGTACATCAGCTACTACCATCCAGCCGATTACATCGAGCACCTGGCCCGCGCCTACGAGCACGAGCAAAGCCCGGCCGCGAAAGACGCCATCGCGCAGATCCTGACCAACTCGCGCATGTGCGCCGAGGGCAAGCGTCCAATCTGCCAGGACACCGGCATCGTCAACGTCTTCCTGAAGATCGGCATGGGTGTGCGCTTTGAAGGCTTCACCGGCACCGTCACCGACGCCGTCAACGAAGGCGTGCGCCGCGCGTACAACTTCGACGACAACAAGCTGCGCGCGTCAATCGTGGCCGACCCGCACTTCGACCGCAAGAACACCAAGGACAACACGCCGGCCGTGGTCCACATGGAACTGGTCGAAGGCGATACCGTCGATGTCAAGGTCGCAGCCAAGGGCGGCGGCTCGGAAAACAAGTCGAAGATGATCATGATGAATCCGTCCGATTCGCTGATCGACTGGGTACTGAAAACCGTGCCGACCATGGGCGCCGGCTGGTGCCCGCCAGGTATGCTGGGTATCGGCATCGGCGGCACCGCCGAGAAGGCCATGCTGATGGCCAAGGAAGTGCTGATGGAAGATATCGACATGTTCGAGCTGAAGCAGCGCGGCCCGCAGAACAAGCTGGAAGAACTGCGCATCGAACTGTGCGACAAGATCAATGCGCTGGGCATCGGCGCGCAAGGCCTGGGCGGCCTGACTACCGTGCTGGACGTGAAGATCATGATGCATCCGACCCACGCGGCTTCCAAGCCGGTGGCGATGATCCCGAACTGCGCCGCCACCCGCCACGGTCACTTCGTGCTGGACGGCTCCGGTCCTGCCTACATGACGCCGCCACCGCTGTCGACCTGGCCGGACGTGTCGTGGGCGCCGGATACCGAGAAATCGAAACGCGTTGACCTGAACACGCTGACCAAGGAAGAAGTCGCCTCGTGGACGCCAGGCCAGACCTTGCTGTTGAACGGCAAAATGCTGACCGGCCGCGACGCCGCGCACAAGCGCATCCAGGACATGCTGGCCAAGGGCGAAGAACTGCCGGTGGACTTCAAGAACCGCGTGATCTATTACGTCGGCCCGGTCGATCCGGTGCGTGATGAAGTGGTCGGCCCAGCCGGCCCAACCACCGCCACCCGCATGGACAAGTTCACCGACATGATGCTGGAGAAAACCGGCCTGATCGCGATGATCGGCAAGGCCGAGCGCGGCCCTGCGGCGATCGAGTCGATCAAGAAGCACAAGTCGGCCTACCTGATGGCGGTGGGCGGTTCGGCTTACCTGGTGTCGAAAGCGATCAAGCAATCGAAAGTGCTGGGCTTTGCCGACATGGGCATGGAAGCGATCTACGAGTTCGACGTGGTCGACATGCCGGTCACCGTGGCCGTCGATTCGCAAGGCACGTCGGTGCACAACACCGGCCCGGCGGAATGGAAGACCCGCATCGAGCAGCTCAACGTGCCTGTTGTGACTGCCTGA